One Prevotella intermedia ATCC 25611 = DSM 20706 DNA window includes the following coding sequences:
- a CDS encoding SLC13 family permease: MLENNLNTLSAHIEMKKVWQLLGIVLITAVVWNLPISVFDIDGLTVVQQRIIAIFVFATLSWLTECIPAWATSLAIMTIMCVSVSENSFQFFKGDGIGELLKSKEIMASFADPIIMLFLAGFILAIAASKSGLDTLLAKNMIRPFGNKSENVLLGFLFITGIFSMFISNTATAALMLTFLAPVFASLPANGKGRIALTMSIPLAANLGGIGTPIGTPPNMIAMKFLNDPDGLNLGISFGQWMLIMGPLVVILLLICWRVILYFFPFSKKTIELEIKGEIHRGWRMYVVIATFIITILLWIIPKEITGINTNTVSMIPMGIFAITGVINAKDLQQIDWSVIWMVAGGFALGLGMNGSGLADVAIESIPFGSWSPIVILIVSGLICYFLSNFISNTATAALLMPILAVVCRAMGDKLDVIGGTSTVLLGVAIAASTAMCLPISTPPNAIAYSTGLVEQKDMLKTGITCGIISIVLGYGLLFVVGELHLLG, from the coding sequence ATGTTAGAGAATAATTTAAACACACTGTCTGCTCACATTGAGATGAAGAAAGTGTGGCAGCTATTGGGAATTGTGCTGATAACAGCCGTAGTTTGGAACCTTCCCATCTCAGTGTTCGATATTGATGGACTCACCGTTGTGCAGCAACGCATCATTGCCATTTTTGTTTTTGCAACGCTTTCTTGGCTAACCGAGTGTATTCCCGCGTGGGCAACGTCGTTGGCTATTATGACTATAATGTGTGTATCAGTGTCGGAAAACTCGTTCCAATTCTTCAAAGGCGATGGAATAGGGGAACTGTTGAAATCGAAAGAGATTATGGCATCGTTTGCCGACCCTATTATTATGTTGTTCTTGGCTGGTTTTATTCTTGCCATTGCTGCGTCGAAGTCGGGTCTTGACACGCTGTTGGCTAAGAATATGATACGTCCTTTCGGAAACAAGAGCGAGAATGTGCTGCTCGGTTTCCTATTCATAACAGGTATTTTCTCGATGTTTATCTCGAATACAGCGACTGCTGCCCTTATGCTGACGTTCTTGGCACCTGTGTTTGCATCGTTGCCTGCAAACGGAAAGGGGCGTATCGCACTCACAATGTCTATTCCGCTGGCTGCCAACTTGGGCGGTATCGGCACGCCTATCGGTACTCCTCCGAACATGATTGCAATGAAATTCCTGAACGACCCTGATGGTTTGAACTTAGGAATCAGCTTCGGTCAGTGGATGCTTATTATGGGTCCGCTTGTCGTTATCTTGCTTCTTATCTGCTGGCGCGTGATTCTTTACTTCTTCCCATTCAGCAAGAAAACCATCGAATTGGAGATTAAAGGCGAAATACACCGTGGTTGGCGTATGTACGTAGTAATTGCCACTTTCATCATAACGATTTTGCTTTGGATTATTCCGAAAGAAATTACGGGCATAAACACAAACACCGTGTCGATGATACCGATGGGAATCTTCGCCATAACAGGCGTTATCAATGCGAAAGACTTGCAGCAAATCGACTGGAGTGTTATCTGGATGGTAGCTGGAGGTTTTGCACTCGGTCTTGGTATGAACGGTTCCGGATTGGCTGATGTTGCCATTGAAAGCATACCGTTCGGCAGTTGGAGTCCTATTGTTATTCTCATCGTGTCTGGACTTATCTGTTACTTCTTGTCGAACTTTATTTCCAACACCGCTACGGCAGCCCTTCTGATGCCTATTTTGGCTGTAGTTTGCCGTGCTATGGGCGACAAGCTCGATGTTATCGGTGGCACCAGCACCGTGCTTCTCGGTGTGGCGATAGCCGCTTCTACTGCTATGTGTTTGCCTATCTCTACTCCTCCAAATGCCATTGCTTACTCAACAGGTTTGGTAGAACAGAAAGATATGTTGAAGACAGGTATTACCTGTGGTATCATTTCCATCGTATTGGGTTATGGTCTCTTGTTCGTCGTGGGCGAGTTGCACCTCTTAGGATAA
- a CDS encoding ABC transporter substrate-binding protein encodes MRKSLILYLLLLSLCFGCSNNKAKMANTNAPTDSTLLFKYAENIKMERTSDGIKVTLSNPWKKGKTLHTYYLVEDASKAEKPADGTLVQVPMKRGVFFTTAHANLMEMLGAQNAIAGVADTKYMLIPDVQKRLQTKTITDCGDGMKPDIEKIIDIKPDGLLLSPFENSGGYGKLDEIKIPIIECAEYMETSALGRAEWIKFYGILFGCQQSADSLFKVVESNYLALKAKAKSSKQTLSVLPDRKTGSVWYMPGGESSVGLLYKDANGKYAFADNNKSGSLALPFETVLDKAGQADFWVFSYYGGFNKQQLLAEYQGYTALKPFKTGEIYGCQVDKTPYFEEVSWRPDWLLSDLIQLFHPDLRTGSMRYYHRL; translated from the coding sequence ATGCGAAAATCATTGATTCTATACCTCTTATTATTAAGTCTGTGCTTCGGTTGTAGCAACAACAAAGCCAAAATGGCGAATACCAACGCTCCAACAGACAGCACATTGTTATTTAAATATGCCGAGAATATAAAAATGGAACGTACCTCCGACGGCATCAAGGTAACCCTTTCCAACCCTTGGAAAAAGGGTAAGACACTGCACACCTACTATTTGGTGGAAGATGCAAGCAAGGCTGAGAAGCCTGCGGACGGCACTCTTGTGCAAGTGCCGATGAAGCGTGGGGTGTTCTTTACAACCGCACACGCCAACCTAATGGAAATGTTGGGTGCGCAAAATGCCATTGCAGGTGTTGCCGATACGAAATACATGCTGATACCCGACGTACAAAAACGACTTCAAACAAAGACGATTACCGATTGTGGCGATGGTATGAAGCCCGACATAGAGAAGATTATCGACATTAAGCCCGACGGTTTGCTGCTCTCACCGTTCGAGAACAGCGGTGGCTACGGCAAGTTAGACGAGATTAAAATCCCTATTATCGAATGTGCGGAATATATGGAAACCTCTGCGTTGGGGCGTGCCGAATGGATTAAATTCTATGGTATTCTGTTCGGTTGTCAGCAGTCTGCCGACTCATTATTCAAAGTTGTGGAAAGCAACTACCTTGCTTTGAAAGCCAAGGCAAAGAGTTCCAAGCAAACGCTTTCGGTGCTACCCGACCGCAAAACAGGCAGCGTGTGGTATATGCCGGGCGGCGAAAGCAGCGTGGGCTTGCTCTATAAAGATGCCAACGGCAAGTATGCGTTTGCCGACAACAACAAGAGCGGAAGTCTTGCGCTGCCTTTTGAAACCGTGTTGGACAAAGCTGGACAGGCTGATTTTTGGGTTTTCAGCTACTATGGTGGCTTCAACAAGCAGCAACTCTTAGCTGAATACCAAGGCTACACGGCATTAAAACCCTTCAAGACAGGCGAAATCTACGGCTGTCAGGTAGACAAAACGCCCTATTTCGAGGAAGTTAGCTGGCGTCCAGACTGGCTTTTGTCAGACCTTATCCAACTCTTCCACCCCGATTTAAGGACTGGTTCGATGCGTTATTACCACCGTTTATAA
- a CDS encoding iron ABC transporter permease translates to MKKNTWAFVLLPLGIVILFLLNLYIGSVRIPFNDIVDIFLGRFDGKESWRFIVLENRLPQAITAMFCGGALAVSGLMLQTAFRNPLAGPDVFGINAGAGLGVALVMLLLGGNVSTVLFSVSGFMAVLVAAFVGAMAVTALIFFFSLIIRNSVLLLIIGIMVGYMSSSVVSLLNFFATEEGVKSYMIWGMGNFGGVSMEHIPVFMAIVSIGIFCSLLLMKPLNALLLGAQYAESLGINTRRTRNYLLVVTGLLAAITTAFCGPIGFIGLAVPHIARLLLTTENHRLLLPSTILSGALIALFCNLICYLPSEGGIIPLNAVTPLIGAPVVIYVLMKSKG, encoded by the coding sequence ATGAAAAAGAATACTTGGGCATTTGTTCTGCTGCCACTTGGCATCGTTATTCTGTTCTTACTGAACCTCTATATTGGTTCAGTACGCATTCCGTTTAACGACATTGTGGATATTTTCTTAGGACGATTTGATGGCAAGGAGAGTTGGCGTTTCATCGTTTTAGAGAACCGTTTGCCGCAAGCAATTACGGCTATGTTCTGCGGTGGAGCACTTGCAGTAAGCGGTTTGATGCTGCAAACCGCCTTCCGAAACCCATTGGCAGGTCCCGACGTGTTCGGTATCAATGCAGGAGCGGGCTTGGGTGTGGCACTCGTAATGCTGCTTTTGGGTGGCAATGTGTCTACGGTTTTGTTCTCGGTATCGGGCTTTATGGCGGTGTTGGTTGCAGCTTTCGTAGGTGCAATGGCAGTAACGGCACTGATATTCTTCTTCTCGCTCATCATCAGAAACAGCGTCTTGCTGCTCATCATCGGCATTATGGTAGGCTATATGTCGTCGTCCGTGGTGTCGTTGCTCAACTTCTTTGCCACCGAAGAAGGCGTAAAAAGCTACATGATATGGGGTATGGGCAATTTCGGAGGCGTGTCTATGGAACACATTCCTGTGTTTATGGCGATTGTCAGCATAGGCATTTTCTGTTCGCTGCTACTGATGAAGCCGCTCAACGCCTTGCTGCTTGGAGCGCAGTATGCCGAGAGTTTGGGCATCAACACACGCCGAACACGCAACTATCTGCTCGTTGTTACAGGGTTGCTGGCAGCCATTACCACTGCTTTCTGCGGTCCAATAGGTTTCATTGGCTTGGCTGTTCCCCACATTGCGCGCCTCTTGCTGACCACCGAAAACCATCGTCTGCTACTGCCTTCTACCATTCTCAGCGGTGCGTTGATAGCTCTTTTCTGCAACCTTATTTGCTATTTACCCAGCGAAGGTGGCATTATTCCGCTCAATGCGGTAACGCCTTTAATCGGTGCACCCGTAGTAATTTATGTACTTATGAAGTCGAAAGGTTAG
- a CDS encoding uracil-xanthine permease family protein gives MNTTNLSPFRRTVVGVQFLFVAFGATVLVPLLVGLDPATALFTAGIGTFIFHLTTKGKVPIFLGSSFAFIAPIISASKQWGMPGTLAGIIGVSLVYFLMSALIKWQGRKLLNRLFPPVVIGPVIILIGLSLSSSAVDMAKNNWLLAGISLTVAILVLTLGKGLIKLVPVVCGIVVGYIAAVCMGEVDFTNVAAAPWFALPPALADFHLPQFAWEPFLFMIPVAIAPVIEHIGDVYVVGAVAQKDFVKDPGLHRTMLGDGLACLAASFFGGPPVTTYSEVTGAMSITKITQPQVIRISAATAIVFSVIGKLSALLQSIPAAVLGGIMLLLFGTIASVGIQNLIQHKVNLNHTRNTIIISVTLTIGIGGAILTYGNFAMSGIGLSAIVGVLLNLVLPHPKEEETEE, from the coding sequence ATGAACACAACTAATTTATCACCATTCAGACGAACAGTAGTAGGCGTACAATTCCTTTTCGTGGCTTTTGGCGCAACTGTCCTCGTTCCGTTGCTCGTTGGGCTCGACCCCGCCACTGCCCTTTTCACGGCAGGTATCGGAACTTTCATTTTCCATTTAACCACAAAAGGCAAGGTGCCCATCTTTCTCGGGTCGTCGTTTGCTTTCATTGCACCAATCATTTCGGCGTCGAAACAATGGGGAATGCCTGGCACATTGGCAGGTATCATTGGCGTTTCGCTGGTCTATTTCCTTATGTCGGCACTCATTAAATGGCAAGGCAGGAAGCTGCTAAACAGACTTTTTCCACCTGTCGTGATAGGTCCTGTCATCATCTTGATTGGTCTTTCGCTCTCGAGTTCGGCAGTAGATATGGCTAAGAACAACTGGCTTTTGGCTGGCATCTCGCTCACAGTGGCTATCTTGGTGCTTACTTTGGGAAAAGGACTCATCAAGCTCGTGCCCGTAGTTTGTGGCATTGTAGTGGGCTATATTGCAGCAGTTTGTATGGGAGAAGTAGACTTCACGAACGTGGCAGCTGCACCTTGGTTTGCATTACCACCCGCATTGGCAGACTTCCACCTACCACAATTTGCTTGGGAACCCTTCCTTTTCATGATTCCAGTAGCCATTGCACCCGTTATCGAGCATATCGGCGACGTTTACGTGGTAGGAGCCGTGGCGCAGAAAGACTTCGTAAAAGACCCCGGACTGCACCGAACAATGCTCGGCGACGGCTTGGCTTGCCTTGCAGCAAGCTTCTTCGGCGGCCCTCCTGTTACGACTTACAGCGAAGTTACAGGTGCTATGAGCATCACAAAAATCACTCAACCACAGGTTATTCGCATTTCGGCAGCCACTGCCATCGTCTTTTCTGTAATCGGAAAGCTCAGTGCCTTGCTGCAAAGCATACCTGCAGCCGTGCTCGGTGGCATTATGTTGCTGCTCTTTGGTACCATCGCTTCGGTGGGCATACAGAACCTTATACAGCACAAAGTGAACTTGAACCACACCCGAAACACCATCATTATTTCGGTAACGCTGACCATTGGTATTGGCGGAGCTATCCTTACTTATGGCAATTTCGCCATGAGTGGCATCGGTCTGTCGGCTATTGTAGGTGTACTTCTTAACCTTGTGTTGCCACACCCAAAGGAGGAAGAGACGGAAGAATAA
- a CDS encoding suppressor of fused domain protein, with the protein MRHITRDEALKLLIHDNPEPVASRCDKSMWWFIPRAVGGLWAQHTRKMLVSWLILLVSPLFFSLRSVELAVLGVFIVLFCILAYYVYIYGKIHKTLKLNTYRIDEEGISVSVTTVDGIQARYLTTPFSLIKDIWLAQKYIYIETEDKTDIGVVYLFSDEPERILGNIVSYMQLEKKTDEDKPLPRYSAEERADLRKFVEERFGKIDAVLHDTDGEGFPIDIVSIPPTKQHNYWTLCTVGAGAIRVPNEEYYKRSDNGETTFDETKYTDGFVVEHFEYVMYLPPDWNVTDADLSKDSNYWYLRLLRDVVQYTYYNFQFQLGDTLSYNDSDSEELSFDASTDFFAVLMLCPLPDVPNEVFANIGGRTIQFHQVVPITVEESDYISQRSAADFMKKYMGIDAVQLDGEPMDVKHKQYSEALISHFERHIKGANVVTMYPQQK; encoded by the coding sequence ATGAGGCATATTACAAGAGACGAAGCCTTAAAGTTGCTGATACACGATAATCCCGAGCCAGTTGCGAGCCGTTGCGACAAGTCTATGTGGTGGTTCATACCTCGTGCCGTTGGCGGACTGTGGGCGCAGCATACCCGCAAAATGCTTGTTTCTTGGCTTATTCTGCTCGTATCCCCTTTGTTCTTTAGTCTGCGAAGCGTCGAACTTGCCGTACTCGGTGTGTTCATCGTCTTGTTTTGCATTCTTGCCTACTATGTTTATATTTACGGAAAGATACACAAAACATTAAAGCTCAATACTTATCGCATCGACGAAGAAGGCATATCGGTGTCGGTAACCACAGTCGATGGCATTCAGGCACGCTATCTTACCACGCCGTTCTCGTTGATTAAGGATATATGGTTGGCGCAGAAATACATTTATATCGAGACGGAAGACAAGACAGATATAGGCGTTGTCTACCTTTTTTCCGACGAACCCGAACGCATTTTGGGCAATATCGTATCGTATATGCAGTTGGAAAAGAAAACCGACGAGGACAAACCCTTACCCCGTTATAGTGCAGAAGAGCGCGCAGACCTACGGAAATTCGTGGAAGAACGCTTCGGAAAGATTGATGCTGTGCTGCACGATACCGACGGCGAAGGCTTTCCCATCGACATTGTCAGCATTCCTCCCACCAAGCAGCACAACTACTGGACGCTCTGCACTGTCGGCGCAGGAGCCATTCGTGTGCCCAACGAGGAGTATTACAAGCGGTCGGACAATGGCGAAACAACTTTCGACGAAACCAAATACACCGATGGCTTTGTGGTGGAACACTTTGAATACGTTATGTATCTGCCGCCCGACTGGAACGTAACCGATGCCGATTTAAGCAAAGACAGCAACTATTGGTATCTCCGCTTGCTGCGCGATGTGGTGCAATACACCTATTACAACTTCCAGTTTCAGCTGGGCGACACGCTGAGCTACAATGACAGCGACAGCGAAGAACTCTCGTTCGATGCTTCCACCGACTTCTTTGCCGTGCTGATGCTGTGTCCGCTGCCCGATGTACCCAACGAAGTGTTTGCCAATATAGGCGGCCGCACCATTCAGTTCCACCAAGTTGTGCCCATCACCGTTGAGGAATCCGACTATATAAGTCAGCGTTCTGCTGCCGACTTTATGAAGAAATATATGGGCATAGACGCTGTTCAGTTGGACGGCGAACCTATGGACGTGAAGCACAAACAATATTCAGAAGCACTTATTTCGCACTTCGAACGCCACATAAAAGGCGCAAACGTCGTAACAATGTACCCACAACAGAAGTAG
- a CDS encoding polyprenol monophosphomannose synthase translates to MTSDSIVIIPTYNEKENMEKIIRAVFGLEKCFHILVIDDGSPDGTAQIVHRLIKEEFADRLFIIERSGKLGLGTAYIRGFHWALEHGYDYIFEMDADFSHDPNDLPRLYAATHDEGFDVAVGSRYVSGVNVVNWPIGRVLMSYFASKYVRFVTGFHVHDTTAGFVCYRRKVLETIPLDEVRFKGYAFQIEMKYTAHKIGFKIKEVPVIFVNRREGTSKMSGGIFSEAFFGVMRLRMDGWFRKYPAIKK, encoded by the coding sequence ATGACAAGCGACAGCATAGTAATAATCCCTACATACAACGAAAAAGAGAATATGGAGAAGATTATCCGAGCCGTTTTCGGTTTGGAAAAGTGTTTCCATATCTTAGTCATCGACGACGGAAGCCCTGACGGAACGGCGCAGATTGTTCACCGATTAATCAAGGAAGAATTTGCCGACCGTTTGTTCATCATTGAGCGTTCGGGCAAGTTAGGACTTGGAACAGCCTATATACGTGGCTTCCATTGGGCTTTGGAACACGGCTACGACTACATTTTCGAGATGGATGCCGACTTCAGCCACGACCCTAACGACCTGCCCCGCCTGTATGCAGCTACGCACGACGAGGGTTTCGATGTGGCTGTTGGCTCACGCTATGTCAGCGGCGTAAACGTTGTGAACTGGCCCATCGGACGTGTCCTGATGAGCTATTTTGCCAGCAAGTATGTACGTTTCGTAACCGGATTTCACGTTCACGACACCACGGCAGGCTTTGTCTGCTATCGCCGCAAGGTGCTCGAAACCATTCCGCTCGACGAAGTACGCTTCAAGGGCTATGCCTTCCAGATAGAAATGAAGTACACGGCGCACAAGATAGGGTTCAAGATAAAGGAAGTGCCCGTTATCTTCGTAAACCGCCGAGAAGGCACAAGCAAGATGAGCGGAGGCATATTCTCGGAAGCCTTCTTTGGTGTGATGCGTTTAAGAATGGACGGTTGGTTCAGGAAATACCCCGCTATAAAGAAGTAA
- a CDS encoding elongation factor G → MRVYQTNEIKNIALLGSAGSGKTTLAESMLFGAGIIKRRGTVEAKNTVCDYFPVEQEYGYSVFSTVFHVEWNNKKLNIIDCPGSDDFVGGAITALNVTDQAVILINGQYGPEVGTQNNFRYTEKLKKPVIFLVNQLDSDKCDFDNVMNSMKEIYGSKCVQIQYPTATGAGFNSIIDVLLMKKYSWKPEGGAPIIEEIPAEEMDKAMELHKALVEAAAENDETLMEKFFETEALTEDEMREGIRKGLVARSIFPVFCVCAGKDMGVRRLMEFLGNVVPFVSEMDKIHNTRGEEVTPDPNGAESVYFFKTAVEPHIGEVSYFKVMSGSIKVGDDLTNADRGSKERIGQLFACAGANRIPVEQLNAGDIGCTVKLKDVKTGNTLNGKGVEQHFDFIKYPNPKYMRAIEAVNSQETEKLMAALLKMRQEDPTWIIEQSKELRQTIVKGQGEFHLRTLKWRLENNEKLQTVFKEARIPYRETITKQAKAEYRHKKQSGGAGQFGEVHLIVEPYAEGMPDPTMYKFNGQEFKMNIKGKEEKTMPWGGKLVFINSVVGGAIDTRFMPAILKGIMDCMERGPLTGSYARDVRVVVYDGKMHPVDSNELSFTLAARHAFSDAFKIAGPKILEPIYDLEVYVPGDYMGDVMSDLQGRRAMIMGMDSEAGYQKLQAKIPLKELASYSISLSSLTGGRASFTTKFSSYELVPNELQQTLIAEHEAEVKDEEE, encoded by the coding sequence ATGAGAGTATATCAGACAAACGAAATCAAGAACATTGCATTGCTTGGCAGTGCGGGTAGCGGCAAGACTACTCTTGCCGAAAGTATGTTATTTGGCGCGGGTATTATCAAACGCCGTGGCACAGTGGAAGCTAAAAACACAGTTTGCGACTATTTTCCAGTAGAACAAGAATATGGCTACTCAGTATTCTCTACTGTTTTTCATGTTGAGTGGAACAATAAGAAGTTGAACATAATTGATTGTCCGGGAAGCGACGACTTCGTGGGGGGAGCGATAACGGCACTGAACGTTACCGACCAAGCCGTTATACTTATAAACGGACAGTACGGCCCTGAAGTAGGAACACAAAACAACTTCCGCTATACAGAGAAGTTGAAGAAACCTGTAATCTTCTTAGTCAATCAATTAGATTCTGATAAATGCGACTTCGACAACGTGATGAACAGCATGAAGGAAATCTATGGCTCAAAGTGTGTGCAGATACAATATCCAACCGCAACGGGTGCAGGCTTCAACAGCATCATTGATGTCTTGCTGATGAAGAAATACAGTTGGAAACCCGAAGGCGGTGCTCCTATCATCGAAGAGATACCTGCCGAGGAAATGGACAAGGCGATGGAGCTGCACAAAGCGTTGGTAGAGGCTGCTGCCGAGAACGACGAAACGCTGATGGAGAAGTTCTTCGAGACCGAAGCACTTACCGAAGACGAAATGCGCGAGGGCATTCGCAAGGGTCTTGTGGCACGCAGCATCTTCCCAGTGTTCTGCGTTTGTGCCGGAAAAGATATGGGTGTGCGCCGCTTGATGGAGTTCTTGGGCAATGTTGTGCCTTTCGTCAGCGAAATGGACAAGATACACAACACACGCGGCGAGGAAGTTACGCCCGACCCAAACGGCGCGGAATCGGTTTATTTCTTCAAGACTGCCGTTGAACCGCATATCGGTGAGGTAAGCTACTTCAAGGTAATGAGTGGCTCTATCAAGGTTGGCGACGACTTGACCAACGCAGACAGAGGCTCAAAGGAACGCATTGGCCAGCTGTTTGCTTGTGCGGGAGCCAATCGTATCCCCGTCGAGCAACTCAATGCAGGCGATATTGGCTGTACGGTGAAGCTGAAAGACGTCAAGACAGGCAATACATTGAACGGTAAGGGTGTAGAGCAGCACTTCGATTTCATCAAGTATCCCAACCCGAAATATATGCGTGCCATCGAGGCGGTGAACTCTCAGGAAACCGAAAAGCTCATGGCGGCCTTGCTGAAGATGCGCCAAGAAGACCCAACGTGGATTATCGAGCAAAGTAAAGAGTTGCGCCAGACCATCGTGAAGGGACAAGGCGAGTTCCACTTGCGCACTTTGAAGTGGCGTTTGGAGAACAACGAGAAACTTCAAACCGTATTCAAGGAAGCACGCATACCTTACCGTGAAACCATTACCAAGCAGGCAAAGGCTGAATATCGCCACAAGAAGCAGAGCGGTGGCGCAGGACAGTTCGGCGAAGTGCACCTCATCGTAGAGCCATACGCAGAAGGAATGCCCGACCCAACAATGTATAAGTTCAACGGACAGGAATTTAAGATGAACATAAAGGGCAAGGAAGAGAAGACAATGCCTTGGGGCGGCAAGCTCGTATTCATCAATTCTGTTGTCGGCGGAGCCATCGACACGCGCTTTATGCCAGCCATTCTGAAAGGTATCATGGACTGTATGGAGCGTGGACCATTGACCGGAAGCTACGCCCGCGACGTGCGAGTGGTTGTTTACGACGGTAAGATGCACCCTGTAGACTCTAATGAACTTTCGTTTACGCTTGCTGCGCGCCACGCATTCTCTGATGCTTTCAAGATTGCAGGACCGAAAATTCTCGAGCCAATCTACGATTTGGAAGTGTATGTGCCGGGCGATTACATGGGCGACGTAATGAGCGACTTGCAAGGACGCCGTGCCATGATAATGGGAATGGACAGCGAAGCGGGTTACCAGAAGCTGCAAGCCAAGATTCCGTTGAAGGAATTGGCAAGCTACAGCATTTCTCTGAGTTCGCTGACAGGTGGCCGTGCAAGTTTCACCACCAAGTTCTCAAGCTACGAACTCGTGCCTAACGAACTCCAGCAGACCCTCATTGCTGAACACGAAGCAGAGGTTAAGGACGAAGAAGAATAG
- the hemW gene encoding radical SAM family heme chaperone HemW has translation MAGLYIHIPFCASRCIYCGFYSTLTPHAEKAAVVDLYVDALCKEAATQRHYIFGEKSDPVERLETIYFGGGTPSQLHAHHIEKIFRCIAENYADRMENYADMEITLECNPDDITTEYAENLRHLPINRISMGAQTFSDERLKFLRRRHKAADVQTAIDHLHRAGIENISIDLMFGFPNETIEEWQLDIDKAIALDVEHLSAYSLMYEEGTPLYQLLQKGKVKDMDEELYRTMYDTLIDRLALANYEQYEISNFAKLDHTTVSPFRSRHNSAYWANKPYLGIGASAHSYNLSTRRWNIDNLQEYIDGITNNRPIYEVETIDDDTHYDDMVTTALRTKSGIDLSALPSPYKEHIAKASAPLISQGLLAITDNHLHLTRHGIYVSDFVMSELMYV, from the coding sequence ATGGCAGGGCTCTATATCCATATTCCCTTTTGTGCAAGCCGCTGCATCTATTGTGGCTTCTACTCCACCCTGACGCCACATGCAGAGAAAGCAGCAGTCGTAGACTTGTATGTAGACGCACTATGCAAGGAAGCAGCAACACAAAGGCATTACATCTTCGGAGAGAAGTCTGACCCTGTCGAACGACTTGAAACCATCTACTTCGGAGGAGGCACACCATCGCAGCTGCATGCCCACCACATCGAGAAAATATTTCGCTGCATTGCCGAAAACTATGCCGACAGAATGGAAAACTACGCCGATATGGAAATAACCCTTGAGTGCAACCCCGACGATATAACCACCGAATATGCCGAAAACCTTAGGCACCTGCCCATCAATCGCATATCAATGGGCGCACAGACTTTCTCGGACGAACGCCTGAAGTTTCTCCGCCGACGCCACAAAGCTGCCGATGTGCAGACCGCCATCGACCACCTGCACCGTGCAGGCATAGAAAACATTTCCATCGACCTTATGTTTGGCTTCCCAAACGAAACCATAGAGGAATGGCAACTCGACATTGACAAAGCCATTGCCTTAGACGTTGAACACCTTTCGGCTTACAGTTTGATGTACGAAGAGGGCACTCCGCTTTACCAACTTCTGCAAAAAGGCAAAGTGAAAGATATGGACGAGGAACTCTATCGCACGATGTACGACACACTTATCGACCGCCTTGCCCTCGCCAACTACGAGCAATACGAAATCAGCAACTTCGCCAAGCTCGACCATACCACCGTTTCTCCTTTCCGTTCGCGCCACAACAGTGCCTATTGGGCAAACAAACCCTATCTCGGCATAGGCGCATCGGCACACAGCTACAACCTTTCCACACGCCGTTGGAACATAGACAACCTGCAAGAATACATCGACGGCATTACAAACAATCGCCCCATCTACGAGGTGGAAACCATCGACGACGATACACACTACGACGATATGGTAACAACAGCCTTGCGGACGAAGAGCGGTATCGACCTTTCCGCACTGCCGTCGCCTTACAAAGAGCACATTGCAAAAGCCTCTGCCCCGCTCATCTCGCAAGGTCTGCTCGCCATAACCGACAACCATCTGCACCTTACACGCCACGGAATTTACGTCAGCGATTTCGTTATGAGCGAATTAATGTACGTTTAA
- a CDS encoding positive regulator of sigma(E), RseC/MucC domain protein — MTEQEFEQLWQANRQQLLANDEEYQRISKSYTSSSWLDYLVSIGGFVICEKFIQGFNLGNVWTFLLAALGMVIVWYGFRFIKSRLSSNKTLEEVEQRIKEQYKSTLH, encoded by the coding sequence ATGACAGAACAGGAATTTGAACAACTTTGGCAAGCCAACCGCCAACAACTGCTCGCAAACGACGAAGAATACCAACGCATAAGCAAAAGCTACACATCGTCGAGTTGGCTCGATTACCTTGTTTCTATTGGCGGATTCGTTATCTGCGAAAAGTTTATACAGGGCTTTAACCTTGGCAACGTATGGACATTCCTCCTTGCAGCACTCGGAATGGTCATCGTCTGGTACGGCTTCCGTTTCATAAAAAGCAGACTAAGCAGCAACAAAACCCTCGAAGAAGTGGAACAACGCATAAAAGAACAATACAAATCTACCTTGCATTAA